A stretch of Leucobacter aridicollis DNA encodes these proteins:
- a CDS encoding SRPBCC family protein — protein MTRTFTVTTRARVPLEELFDASLSVDAHVASMSASGERAVAGVTSGIMRLGDSVTWRGRHFGVWFTMTSKITELERPNVFVDEQQRGPFRRFRHEHRFEHEDGVTVMRDIITVASPVFGQLAERLVLVPYLRTLIRERGEHLVRSLGG, from the coding sequence ATGACACGCACGTTCACCGTCACGACCCGAGCCCGGGTGCCGCTCGAGGAGCTCTTCGACGCGTCCCTCAGTGTCGACGCCCATGTCGCCTCGATGTCCGCGAGCGGTGAGCGTGCGGTTGCGGGCGTCACGTCGGGCATCATGCGCCTCGGCGACAGCGTCACCTGGCGGGGACGCCACTTCGGGGTGTGGTTCACGATGACCTCGAAGATCACGGAACTTGAACGCCCGAACGTCTTCGTTGACGAGCAGCAGCGCGGCCCGTTTCGGCGGTTCCGCCACGAGCACCGATTCGAGCACGAGGACGGCGTCACCGTGATGCGCGACATCATCACCGTCGCCTCCCCCGTGTTCGGGCAGCTCGCCGAGCGCCTCGTGCTCGTGCCGTATCTGCGCACACTCATTCGCGAACGCGGCGAGCATCTCGTTCGAAGCCTCGGAGGTTAG
- a CDS encoding TetR/AcrR family transcriptional regulator produces MPHPTPPPTPPRDTDAATPGSPILRAPDPRTARTRAAIVTGYSKLLREGNCDASVREVVAEAGISRASFYTHFSSVDEVALILIRDMFVGLADTHLAEHIRLGGRTNESVRGGQERLADAFWQHRDTLRPLMEGGQASAAYIEIVRAFSATIEQLLGHEPERMPAGIDPYVASVAIANTLVGLLTAWVTGSIETDRDTIVTHLIAMLPAWVSQPDSPAPHPRGGEN; encoded by the coding sequence GTGCCCCATCCGACGCCCCCGCCTACTCCGCCCCGAGACACTGATGCGGCCACGCCCGGATCCCCGATCCTCCGTGCACCCGACCCGCGCACAGCGCGCACCCGGGCCGCAATTGTCACCGGGTACAGCAAGCTCCTCCGCGAGGGCAACTGCGACGCGAGCGTGCGTGAGGTCGTCGCCGAGGCTGGCATCAGCCGCGCGTCCTTCTACACCCACTTCAGCTCGGTCGATGAGGTCGCGCTGATCCTGATCAGGGACATGTTTGTCGGCCTCGCCGATACTCACCTCGCCGAGCACATCAGGCTCGGCGGACGCACGAACGAGTCAGTCCGTGGCGGCCAAGAGCGCCTCGCGGACGCGTTCTGGCAGCACCGCGACACCCTGCGTCCGCTCATGGAGGGCGGCCAGGCCTCCGCTGCGTACATCGAGATCGTCCGAGCGTTCTCCGCGACCATCGAGCAGCTCCTCGGACACGAGCCCGAACGAATGCCAGCAGGGATCGACCCATACGTCGCGTCTGTCGCGATCGCGAACACGCTCGTCGGCCTCCTGACCGCATGGGTGACGGGCTCGATCGAGACGGACCGCGACACGATCGTGACCCACCTCATTGCGATGCTCCCCGCGTGGGTGTCGCAGCCAGACTCCCCCGCTCCTCATCCACGAGGCGGGGAGAACTG
- a CDS encoding helix-turn-helix domain-containing protein has translation MTESAPTTVAGHRPAAQPLPLWRHMLGAELRKIRHRRGETLGETARRAGVSPQYLSEMERGSKDPSSEMIAAVAGALNVTLLDLTLAVADELRAGELRSGSLTAVPAARNPLAAVSVLRLAAPDAPSAAGAGPGAALALAA, from the coding sequence ATGACCGAGAGCGCCCCCACGACCGTCGCCGGGCATCGACCGGCTGCTCAGCCGCTGCCGCTGTGGCGTCACATGCTCGGGGCCGAGCTGCGCAAGATTCGCCACCGCCGCGGCGAGACCCTCGGGGAGACCGCGCGGCGCGCTGGAGTGTCGCCCCAATACCTTTCCGAGATGGAACGCGGGAGCAAGGATCCCTCGAGTGAGATGATCGCTGCCGTCGCCGGCGCGCTCAACGTCACGCTGCTCGACCTCACGCTCGCCGTCGCGGACGAGCTGCGGGCTGGCGAACTCCGATCCGGATCGTTGACCGCGGTTCCCGCCGCGCGTAATCCGCTCGCCGCTGTTTCCGTGCTGCGCTTGGCGGCCCCGGACGCTCCCTCCGCCGCGGGTGCCGGCCCCGGAGCGGCGCTCGCGCTCGCCGCCTAG